gctaaacatcctggactccagactgatacattgtacatagctagtcctgctctcaactgagaagtggagacaattgtatccagtctagacaatgctctgtgagctaaacatcctggactccagactgatacattgtacatagctagtcctgctctcagctgagaagtggagacaattgtatccagtctagacaatgctctgtgagctaaacatcctggactccagactgatacattgtacataactagtcctgctcttaGCTGAGTAGTGGAGACaactgtatccagtctagacaatgctctgtgagctaaacatcctggactccagactgatacattgtacatagctagtcctgctctcagctgagtagtggagacaattgtatccagtctagacaatgctctgtgagctaaacatcctggactccagactgatacaatgtacatagctagtcctgctctcagctgagaagtgcagacaattgtatccagtctagacaatgctctgtaaaGGGACATGGCATAGGTGTCATTGATTTTAGATGCatttattacagtggtccctcaacacacAATATCACTTGGtactgggacgaccattgtattgtAAACTGGTTATTGGTTCTGATGTCCCCAAATCATCAACCAAAGATAAGAAAACGTGAAGAATGAAGAAAAATAAGCAGAAAAATAGTACAAAATAAACCATGTTCTTACTGAATAGTCAAAAGGAGAAACTGTAAACTAATCCCTTTCTACAATAATAAGAGCATCTTCAAGAGAAAAGTGTTTGTATGCCGAGTGCTTGAACAGTGGGGAGCTGGACCCCAGAAATCATAAAGATATGGCATATCCCAGAGATAGGGaggccccattaaaggggtactccggcgctaaacatcttatcccctataaaaaggagagacaataagatgttagattgcgaggatcctgccgctggggacccccgcagtctctcctgcagcacccccgtttttcagctgcacagagcgaggatcactCTATGGCTAATGACAGGCGGTGCAGGGcatggagtattgtgatgtcacgacccaccccctcaatgcaagtctatgggagggcgtggccaggggcggagccttgacgtcacggtACTCCATCCTCTGCACCGCCCAtaatcagccacagagcaatcctcgttctgtgcagctgaaaaacggggtgctgcaggagagattgcggtggtccccagctgcgggatccttttgataggggataagatggttagcgccggagtacccctttaagctttctttTCCACTGGTTctcagttaaagtttttttttttttttactaacagtaTAGGTGGTAAATGTGTGGTCACAGGGTATCTGACCACCAGGACCCCTAAACATCAAGAGAACAGTGGTCTAAGAGCGCCCGATGTGGATAAAGGGGTAGTACTGCTCTAGTCACCGCTAGTGACAATGAGTGCTTTGCTGTCACTATCAGTGCCATATACAATGGAGCAGGGGTCATGCAAATGTACTATCGTTCATTTCACACAGGGCACTCTTAGACCATTATTCTCTTCAATGAGGTTAGTCCCGGTAATCGGACCCCCAGGTATCATACATTTATCACCTACAaagcatttggaaagttttcagaccctttcctttttttatatattttttttaattgattgaaaaggaaaaactgaaTTTTTACATGGAcataacataagtattcagaccctttgataTAACAACTTACATTTTTCTcgggctcctcccatttcttttGTTCATCTATGAGATGTTTCTGCACCTTAATAAGAGTTACCAGTTAGCAGGGCCGGTGCTAGACGTTTTTGCACTCTGTGTTAGACCAGCTACCTGTAcacccactccccctccccctacaGTGCTCATATAGTGGTGGTACCAGCTCTACACAGTCACTGCAGAACGTGTAAGTGATTACAGAGCAGTTACATCTACTGACTTACAGGGGGCATCCTTTTGGAgtcattctctttccttttcttctttgtctGGCTAAGACCGCCATGAAGAGTTCTTCCATCCATGACCCATTACCACGGAATCTGTaagacaaacatcttaggctATGATCACACGGTCGGAAAATGTGCGGACAGTCCACTGCTTGGAAATAGAACGTTGGTAGATAATTCATCAGCCCCATTTGGTAGATGCCCTCAGTTGATAGGTAGTCATGCATTAGGTAGAACCATCACCCCCCATAATTATCCCAGAGGAACAGGATTAAGCCTTTGCCTGCCCATTGTCTGCCTTTTGTGTCCTCTGTTCCGGAGGGACAGGCTTAAAGGAAACCAAGCAgcagattttactatatataatgcttggcagcATGTcatgtatggtaaaatctttatccccaCCATCCCCGGGGAACACTCCTGTCTTCAgcaatggtgaggatatgaagttatacaGTCTCCATTGGCTGCCCCGTAAGTAGCCCCTTGCGCGGGGACCTTTACTTACCAGGTCCCGTTGCTCCGACCTTGGTCCTTCCCCCTAGTCTTGATTGATGGCCTGCATCTTTACTTTGCTCCTAAGTAGATGAAGCAGAGCAGTGACGTGAACCTTCAATCAAGATGAGGGGGTAGGACTATGGCTGGAGTGACCGGACCCGATAAGTATGAATTCTCTGCCAAAGGAACTACGTACATGGCGGCCGAGGGAACTACGTACGgggcggccggggggggggggggactttataactttatATTGTCATCATCTCTGGGGGCAGGAACGTCCCACGTGGATGGTTAGgttaaagattttaccatatgtaaCGCAGGGCCAAGCGTTATATGTGGTAAAATCTTCTGCTTGGTTCCTTTTAAAAAGAAGattagtacatatatatatacgtaaCATATGTTCTAATCTtctacattctgttttcacttgatttaaataagatttattttaattttagcacaaggccgcaacataacaaaatggaaaaaaaaaatgaaagggagTGAAAAGTTTCCGAATACACATTGCTTTCATGTTCTCGTGTGCCACTGCGATGTGATTCTTATGATTTGCATGGTTGATTTTCTAACGTTTCATCTCATTTCTCCCCATATCACCAGGAAAGTAATGATATCCTGTTAGTGGATTTAAACACTGAAATCGACACCAATCAGAACTGTGTAAAAGGAAATCCTTTCACCTCCAATGGCATCCTCCacacctcctcttcctcctcttctcttcctCATCCCAAAGCGCAATCACCTTTCTCGTCTGAAAACCCATTCACTTCCAATCTCAGCTTCTTCCCTGCACCTAATCCAGATCCATTCTGCGACGACCCGTTCACCTCTAAAGATCAATCAGTCTCTGTCTCTTCTTCAGTTGATTCTTCCAAAACTTTCAATCATAAGGTGGAAAATGTAAAAAGTGTCATGAACGGGCCCGGCAGTAACGGCGCCGTCGCTGATGACATTGAATTTGGACAGCAATTTGACCAAATTTCGGGCCAGTTGGGTAAGCAAGAAGCCAAGGCAGACCAGTGGCCCTTTAAGGCTAGCCAGTCAGGGCAAGTGACAAGGACTCACAATGGTGTGGTAGGACATGGTCCATGTAGTTCTGTGAGCAGACCACAGCCTGATCCGTTCACTGACTCCTCATCCCATGGAGGGCATGTGCATAATGGATTACGAAGGAACTCAGAGGGGAATTCCAGTCACAAGAAGGACAATAGCTGTCTGCATCCTGCAGATCCTATTACTATTAGCCCCCCACCACAAAGCGCCAAGCCTGGACGAGGAAGGAGAAGCGTCAAGGTGACTATAGTTTACTTTGATTTTACATTGATTGATTGAGCAAAGGAGATGAGATTCGCATGCTGCTGTTGAGATACATCCATGCATAAATTGTGGTGCAGATTTTAGATCTGCAGCATGTCGATCTTTTCTGCAGATTCCCACAGTAAATGGATAGAAGTTATGATGCTGCACCAGATCCATGACAGTGGATCCAAATGGCTTCTGACAAACCCCATTCATGTATATTGGGGTCCATTGAGGTTCTGAGTTTTCTGTCATTTTGGTACAATGTTTTCCATCAAAAGTGATAGGGAGGGGCACCAGACTGCTCATGAACTgagcctaaggctgcattcacatcacgttttgtgcCTTCAGCGAATctcattcacttaaaggggtactttgctgcattcagggggcgtggcatgatggcacaaggggcgtggccgtgatgtcacgatccccgCCGTCTGCACCCAGTGgtttaaacgaacgccgggtgctgcacagagattgcgaggATCTCATCTGCGGGatctccgcaatcagacatcttatccaaaggataggggataagatgtctagggacggagtacccctcagatagtgactccagtcagctcattttcgccccgtatctggttttgtgaccggacttaaaactgTAGTATGAGTGAATGAGATTCagagccagtttttttttttttaaatctattaatAGTTGATCActctctaaggctgcattcacatcacgttttgtccctACGGCTGCCGGGCccagctgggaaatttcaaaattggGCGCTACCATATCCTGGGCGCTATCGGACCCGGCAGCCATagggacaaaacgtgatgtgaatgcagccttagagagTGATCAACCattaatagatttaaaaaaaaatctatgattATAAAATATACAATAACATTGGTaatccattaaaaataaaaataaacatagagGGAAACGTCTTGATAGACCACTTCTTTGCGAAGACCACCTTAGGTTTTTCTGTAACAAATTTCCAATTTCCTTGCATATATATTGCTCTATTTCTGGCTAACCCACATTTAGACCTCTGCAGTTTTAGGTTGTCATTTCAAAAGGGGATTCATCGCCATATCCATCAATCCATTGAGAAAGTAGAACAGGGCTATGTAATGATCCTGGTAATAAAAGACCATATAATAATGATCAAATCGATTCGGAACAAATCAAATTTGTTAGGGGATTTGTTCCGGGCAAATCGCTCAGATGTAttttacaggagcagggacatgtgtcaaaggcaggagtccctgctcctgtacactgatcaGCCTGGAGGAGAGCAGTAATACTGTATGCTCTGAATCTGCCACTCACAGGATTCGCTGATCCTGTAATACTTTGTGTTGCGCTCTACAACAATAGCATAGCATGCCCTGCAGGGCTGTTAGGACATTTTAGAATCCAACGACCAATTTAACTGACTTGGATGCAAATCGAATTTGTTCATTTCAGGAAATTTGTTCATTTCTAACAATAAATCAACAGGATCCTTCAGTCAAAAATCATTGACCCTCTAATTAAATGAGTATGTGAATATCCAGGTCCCATTTGGTTATTTTTCCTCCCATCCTCCTCAGAAATCTAGATCAACTAAGAGTAGGGGCAGTCAGGTGCCTCCACCTTCtatgggggtgggtggggggtgaTATCTTCTTATAGACAGTCTGGAGCCCTGTTGGGTTGGTGAATGGAGGCTCCTGAAGGAACAAAATACCCGTAGTGTTGGCTAAGACCATACTGCTCCTTTTTTGCCATATCAGGCCAGATTTACAACAAAATGATAGAACTTTTTGACTTTTAAAGTATTTTGTTGTTGGGGAAATTATCATCTAATGAATTTACTAGACCTGTTTTCCTTCCTTCTTGGTCTTTACATGTAATATTTAGATTCTTCGGTAAGAATCTTCTGATACTAACTCATGTTCTATCTGTTGCTTTGTGCTGCCATGTCCGTGTAGTATGGGTAAGTACAGGCTTTCACTCCTTGTAGACTCTTTATTGCATGTGACAACATTTTCATTGGTCGGTAGACAACTTTCCATCAGTAAATAGGGCTGTGGTACCATACACCTACTGCTACATATTTGTCAGGTTGTCTAGGAACATCTTTCCTACTTGTCTCTGCGATAACCATTTAAGTACATAGTTACATGTCTTGAAGTGATCGCAAGGACATATCTTGATTCGCTCATTGGTTTGTTTCATGTCCCTTTAAATAATGGGTTAAAGTAAATAAACAATTCATTTTGGGCACTCAGCTATTTCCTGCTGGATTGGGCAGCAGCAGACTGGCTTGGTCTCCATGCAAATTCCCTTCACCAGGGATCTATTGATGGAGAGGGGGCACAGTTTCAGTAATCATTGGTCTGAACTACATGATTTACTATTTCAAAAGGGTTTTGACCCATAGAGGACCTACCCGGGACCTACAATTCTGTGGACtgttgctgtttttgaaagaaagcttctggacaacccctttaaatttaatttaGCATATTGGCAAAATCATTTTGTGACTCTtatgatatctttttttttttctgcagccaacttctgatgacatatttgggtcagacattttttcttcaaattctGGGACAGACCTTGAGCCAGCCTCATCGGTAGCTATTCCAGCCCCACCAAGCTCAGTACAACCTAATTCCCTGGATCTTTTTAATAAAACTGGTCTGACCACTGTTCCGGCCATTGGAGGTCCTGGTGAGTGGGGGGCATTGGGTGCTCAACTATCATCTGTAATTGATCTTGCTATTAAATAAACCCAGAACTCCTGGTCTGAAGCCTGGGAGCAAAGACCCCTAATTAGAAGTATCCCACCCCTAAAACGTAACTTGTCAGCTATGGAAACTATAAATAAGGCAATGTTTGTGTCAGCCATTGCCTTCTAGCCTCCTGATGACACTGTTTTTACAGCGAAACATGTTAAAGAGGCCAAATTATTATTTAAATATTAGTTCTGTGTATGTAGGTATTGGAGTTCTACCACCTCTGGTCACTAATAATATTGGACGCTCCTCAGGGGTATAATTCCATGCAATACAGCCATAGTGCACTTACATTTTAACTAttgatgccatatatatatatatatatatatatatatatatatatatattttgttttttttatttatttatttatttgtttggagGTTAAATACTATCACATTATTTCTATTTTCATAATAATAAATGTTAAGTCATAGGGGTGAAATACATCTAATTAGGAGTTTCTGTTCCTGGGCTTCAGCTGAGGGGCTTTGGGTTTTGCTTGATATTTTAGCCCCTTGCCCACCATTACTTATGGTGTTGGGCTTTTGTGATCTTGCTATTGCAGCAAAACCTGGTCCTCTACTGGTCTTCTTTAGGGCCTGGCTGATCCTGGTCTTCTTTAGGGCCTGGCTGATCCTGGTCTTCTTTAGGGCCTGGCTGATCCTGGAGCCTCTCTGTTTTCAGGCTTATAGGGATGGATCCCAAATCAGAGACTGAGGACAACCCTCCAAGTGGTAATTGAAACTAGGTTTTATAAAACAGATAATATATTCTTATTTTACTTTCACAGGTTCTTTGCCATTGAATTCACCTCAGACTCAGCAGTGGAATCCACAGCCTTTACTCTATAGCCAAACACAAGCTACAATTCCAAACCCAGCTATGGCTGCACAAAACAGTTTCGGTCAACCGAGTGTTTTTTCGGCTCCATCAGCGATGGCGTCCTGGAATCAGCCGACGCAGTTTTTAGTTCCTCCACCCATACAAAATCCCCCAATGTGGAATCAGCCAGTACCGACGTGGAATCAACAGCCAACCAACCCATTCCAAATGAACATGTTTCCAACTAGGCCACCAACTTTACTCAATTCAGCCCCAGGATTAATCCAGACAGGTCCCTGTTTACCAAACCCTCCTCAGCTACCGCCAAGACCGGCACCGCTAAAGGAATCACCTACAAAGGAAAGTGATGCTTTTACTGCTCTGGATCCACTGGGAGAGAAGGAAAGGAAGAATGTGAAGGATATGTTTAAAGACTATCAGTTGGCTAAGCCACCTGCTTTACCAGCAAGGCGTGGGGAGCAGAATAACTCTATAAGCACCCCTGGAGCTTTTTCCAATTATTTTAATAGTAAAGTTGGAATCCCCCAAGATAGTGCGGACCACGATGATTTTGACATTAGTCAACTGTCTTCAAAGATTAATGGTAatgtattattttctttttagaaactGTAAACCCTAAAgacctataaaacatgatctaTTTAAATGGTACTCTGCACCAAGTCACCTTTTCCCcagccaaaggataggagataagatgtctgcttgCAGAGATCCAGCTGTTGGGACCATCACgaactctgtgcagcacccggcattcatttagatcgCTGGATGCGAGCGgcagggggtcgtgatgtcacattcactcccctcatgacatcacactacatcccttcaatgcaggtctatgggagggaccGTGCCGGCCATcaggtcccctcccatagacttgcattgcgtggacgtggcgtgacatcaagagggggcatGTCCATGACATCACTACCCCTGCCCTAcccctttttctgccattcattttccaacagccataactttgttattttttcGTCCGACACCATtgaatgagggcttattttttgcgggatgagctgtactttttattggtatcatgtttgtgatacgtgctaccttttttaactttttatcttttttattccgctatttgtaccaaaattggcgaattttgtgcttttttgttgttgttttttttacgatgttcaccgtgcgggataatttacattatagttttatagtacacgtcattacagatgtggcaatacctattatgtatatgatttgtgtttttgatcttttttggtgatagtacagggcttttattgggaaaggggcctttttttttttttttacacttttactgaagaactttttatttgattttttacaaattttacaggtcatactatgctgcaatacatttgtactgcaacacagtatgacccgatcagctgcacacagtacagcctgtgtgatccagcctctggctggatctcacaggcttccatagcaggcagacaggaggtcatgatctgacctcctgctgtcaaagcaaccaacggcgacccgtgATCGTATTGCGGCGCctccgttggtgaacagggggagtgtgctcccctgtcaacaccatagatgcgtgatcaggattgatcacaacatctatggggttaatgctgctgggaccaGCGCAATCGTGGCCCTAACAgcagcagcgggactccggctttgattgacagctgggttcCCGCCGTCGATCTCCTatgctgcccgcggcagtgcaggagatcgctaggacatatgcataagTCTCCCAGCGTGCGAACGTGTCGGGTGCTGAGACGTATGCAAAAatttacttatcctctatccactaaataggggataagaaactgatcacgggggtccgactgctggggccccctgcgatctccgggacAGGACCCGGCACTTAGGGAGGAGCACATGCTGCGGCTGGtacgcactccattcatttctatgggagcaccaaaaaGACCTGAGTAAAGCTCTTGGgtatcatagaaatgaatggattaCATTCCATCTACCCGTAGACAACACATGCTCCTCTGAGGGCGACAGGGTCCTGTCCCGGAGATCACGAGGGCTCCTTTTAGCTCTAGAacatcccttttatgaactggtgcccaaaacagTAATGCTTTATAAAGCGGTATTATTTTGTCCCAattctcctgatgctgctgtactcggatttatcaaaacctgtggaaagacaaagttgcccatggcaaccaagcagatcacttctttaatttttttagaggccttgttaaaaatgaaagaagtgatctgattggttgctatgggcaacggggcaacttttcctttggacaggttttgataaatcttcccctgtacAGTTTTTATTCTGTTGATATTGCTCTTTAGCAAATGAATAATAATGGCCTTTTCTGATTTTTCTGTCATGAATTCAGTCGATCATATTTTATCAACAAATCTTCTTGCTTCTTAGAGCCACCAATTCCAGCACCACGAGCGCAAACACTGCCGGTTCCCAAAACCATCGAAAAACCCTTTGAAACCCCATTTGGATCAGGCTTATTTGCCGCTTCTCTGCAAAACTCAGTAAGTACCAATTCAGTCCACCTGtatgtcaatgggggagatttatcaaaacctgtgtagaggaagagcggtgcagttgcccatagcaaccaatcagatcgcgtctttcatttttaaagaggcctgtgaaaaataaaagaagcgattatTCTTCCTCCACatgggttctgataaatctcccccaatgttctgaCAGTAGATTCTGCCccttgtgaatataccctaaggctatgttcacacagtgcttTTTCTGGCGTATTTCATTTGTAAAATCTGCATCTGTAATGTTGCGTCTGCAttttttaacattaaagggggccatattcaaagaatttagtgtcacatattcagatatttagcaccCAATTGAGTGCCctgttagcaatttttttttaaaggggtgtgGTTAGGCTTTTTGTGCTATTAACAACCAATTTGCAAAGATTTTGCACCACTTTCTAGAGCACAAATtgtcacagttaaaggggtactcagcccctagacatcttatcctctatccaaagaataggggataagatgtctgattgtgggggtcctgctgctggaaacCCCCCGGGAGCTCCTGCACGCCACCCCGGCATtctttttgttccaaacgctaagggTACCTTCAGACGTGCGGATTTTCGCTgtgtatttcgctgcggatccgccgctgaaggacctcctatatgctgcctttatatgtgcctgctcggagcagcaatacgccgctacgagcagacacactgcgatgtgcaagtcgccgtGCACATGAGCAGTATACTCacgcatcgcggcagctctcggcctagctcattgagcaggggaagcGGCCGCGATGTGGGTGAGCACACCgcacatgcgcggcgactcgcacatcgcaatgtttctgctcggagcggcgtattgccgctccgagcaggcacatttaagggcaccatataaaggtccttcagtggcggatctgcagcgtaaagtaCACTgtacacgtgtgaacgtaccctaagttcggatccgtggtcatgatgtcacaacacgccctcttgtgatgtcatgccccctcccatagacatgaatggaggttaaaatatgtgtactagcaccatatttatccaatgccctgcaccatttcataaatttggcgcacaaacACATTACCACCAAACAAATTAGAAGTGTAAAAAGACGTTCACGTACAccacccttgataaattccccccatagacCTGAGACAGAGCTGGAGGCCTTTGAGGTTACAGCCACCCGAACAGTGTTTATAGTAGCTAAAGATGACCCCACTCTGGGACACCATACACACACGgtttttgcacaggggccctcagTTGTCTGTGTGTGCCTCTGGATGAGAACACAGGGCTCTGAGCTACTTCGATGACTATTTTGGCAGATTTTCTGTTTTGCCTTGGCTTGTTTGTAGTCTAAGGTTTAAGTACATATTCTGTACACACAGGCTGAAGTAGGTTCAGTAGAACCAAGTTCAGTGTACTGTATGAGACCTGATCTTGTTCTTGCCTCTTTAGCTTTCATTTTACGCTTTCATGTTAATTCACTTTCCCAAACTTGGAGCTATAACTgtttacagatgtagcagagccaaaTTTGTCCTTTTACGGTTCGGGCTGCATTGATCGCACACTGTCTGAGCTAAAGGAAATGTCTTAAGTGTGTCATTTTAGTGTCATTTATTAAATGTCTGTGGAACAGAAATAACATATTTTTcttctgttatttatttatttcaattttttagcaatttatttttatttttgaaaacttCCCTGGAGGCGGCCATATAGACTTCCTTCATATGTTATCTTTATGGGGGGAGGCCATATTAGAGGAACACACTTCCTTCATGTAATATCTTTATAAGGACAGCCATGTAGGATGCACATACTGTcagggccatttgaaggaatttgggggccccaagcaaaatggacatgaaggtccacccccccccccccacccccttgatgttcacgcacgtcacactctagggccggcgtcaggacgtagtaacgccggcccttgaattctgggagcgtgacgtgagcgaacgttgatacgaggcccccacattaggtgcagcacagttccccccacgttaggtgctgcacagttccccccacgttaggtgcggcacagttccccccacgtttggtgcggcacagttccccccacataaggtgcagcagagttccccccacattaggtgcagcagagttcccccccacattaggtgcagcagagttcttccacattaggtgcagtatagttcccccacattaagtgcagtatagtcccccacattaagtgcagtatagttccctcacattatgtgcagtatagtcccccacattatgtgcagtattgtcccccacattatgtgcagtaacgTTCCCTATATtacgggcagtatagttcccccacataaggtgcagtatagttccccaacattaggtgcagtatagtcccccacattatgtgcagtatagttccccacattaggtgcagtatagctccccaaattaggtgcagtatagtcccccacactaggtgcagtatagtcccccaacattaggtgtagtatgttcccccacagacatacagcctccagccatacactgtatggctggaggctgtatgcctgtttactgccctacttcagtgctctgaccactgctcctctggtctggccaccatagcagtaggtcccgggactggaggagcggtggttggagcactgaagctgatgtgccactggtcacttaccatgctggccagcgcatgtcctgtttgctgctctgctcctccgcgttgcttttcaatgggcgcacgcacgggacgtcagtgacatcccggtgtgcgctacctcctggcggTCCCTGCGAGGGCCACAGAAGGTTAACAGGGGcatgggatgtccttaatagggatgtccttaatagtgatggggaaattaatctggggggtgggggggcaattgccctgttTCCACCCCCCcttgatccgccactgcatgcattatatacac
Above is a genomic segment from Hyla sarda isolate aHylSar1 chromosome 1, aHylSar1.hap1, whole genome shotgun sequence containing:
- the DAB2 gene encoding disabled homolog 2 isoform X1 — its product is MSTDVESCTSTSTDVAPATKPATKKEKKKGPEKTDEFLLARFKGDGVRYKAKLIGIDDVPEARGDKMSQDSMMKLKGMAVAARSQGQHKQRIWVNISLSGIKIIDEKTGVIEHEHPVNKISFIARDVTDNRAFGYVCGAEGQHQFFAIKTSQQAEPLVVDLKDLFQVIYNTKKKEDEDKKKNEEGNQPVENGSDALLSLNNDIDKIKLGVDQMNLFGDMSTPPDLNSPTESNDILLVDLNTEIDTNQNCVKGNPFTSNGILHTSSSSSSLPHPKAQSPFSSENPFTSNLSFFPAPNPDPFCDDPFTSKDQSVSVSSSVDSSKTFNHKVENVKSVMNGPGSNGAVADDIEFGQQFDQISGQLGKQEAKADQWPFKASQSGQVTRTHNGVVGHGPCSSVSRPQPDPFTDSSSHGGHVHNGLRRNSEGNSSHKKDNSCLHPADPITISPPPQSAKPGRGRRSVKPTSDDIFGSDIFSSNSGTDLEPASSVAIPAPPSSVQPNSLDLFNKTGLTTVPAIGGPGSLPLNSPQTQQWNPQPLLYSQTQATIPNPAMAAQNSFGQPSVFSAPSAMASWNQPTQFLVPPPIQNPPMWNQPVPTWNQQPTNPFQMNMFPTRPPTLLNSAPGLIQTGPCLPNPPQLPPRPAPLKESPTKESDAFTALDPLGEKERKNVKDMFKDYQLAKPPALPARRGEQNNSISTPGAFSNYFNSKVGIPQDSADHDDFDISQLSSKINEPPIPAPRAQTLPVPKTIEKPFETPFGSGLFAASLQNSNFTAHPVKASDPFGDPFGNPFA
- the DAB2 gene encoding disabled homolog 2 isoform X2, translating into MSTDVESCTSTSTDVAPATKPATKKEKKKGPEKTDEFLLARFKGDGVRYKAKLIGIDDVPEARGDKMSQDSMMKLKGMAVAARSQGQHKQRIWVNISLSGIKIIDEKTGVIEHEHPVNKISFIARDVTDNRAFGYVCGAEGQHQFFAIKTSQQAEPLVVDLKDLFQVIYNTKKKEDEDKKKNEEGNQPVENGSDALLSLNNDIDKIKLGVDQMNLFGDMSTPPDLNSPTPTSDDIFGSDIFSSNSGTDLEPASSVAIPAPPSSVQPNSLDLFNKTGLTTVPAIGGPGSLPLNSPQTQQWNPQPLLYSQTQATIPNPAMAAQNSFGQPSVFSAPSAMASWNQPTQFLVPPPIQNPPMWNQPVPTWNQQPTNPFQMNMFPTRPPTLLNSAPGLIQTGPCLPNPPQLPPRPAPLKESPTKESDAFTALDPLGEKERKNVKDMFKDYQLAKPPALPARRGEQNNSISTPGAFSNYFNSKVGIPQDSADHDDFDISQLSSKINEPPIPAPRAQTLPVPKTIEKPFETPFGSGLFAASLQNSNFTAHPVKASDPFGDPFGNPFA